A stretch of DNA from Telopea speciosissima isolate NSW1024214 ecotype Mountain lineage chromosome 5, Tspe_v1, whole genome shotgun sequence:
aaaccgttggatgtcaGAGCTGCCACATGTCttcatctccacctagcactgtcgcTAGTGATGTAAGCGGAttgaattcggtcggatagtggcattatcatattcgtaccCGATTATATTTGATCGGATTTGGATAATATCTTATCGGTTTTTGGACAGATTCATATAGTTTCCgaatagtgatttttttaatacaaattctcctaaatggatatgaacacagatcaaatacgaattttcgactatccgttgacatctttaccgtttttatgatgagggttagggttgagacttgagagttcagcaaataccctttcttctactcttgttagtctttgattttcttatattttttacttttgattttatcttgtatttatttcaATAGATATGCGATTTCATGTAtaacattgcataaaacaacatatataaaccaatagaaaatctagaaaaagaatcacattatcttaacttataaatttataaaaataagataacaaaatccaataaagtAACTTAAAATGATAGACAAACACGGAgaaatattttagatattttagtaccgtcggattgctaaacgaatcggataataatcggtcggatagggggattatcatattcgtatccgattagtttcagacggattcggattctcctaaacggatacgaacgcagATCGAATAtagattttcgaatatccgttgacatctctAATTGCCGCATTGCTgagctttagggaattggaaaggataattttcccaaaattcATGAGTGACGCAAGGCTTTCAAAGCCAGAATCGAGTTCCAACTAGTTACTAGtcccaaaaatgaaaaacccttgctctctctctctctctctctccttccttgttTGTGGGTTTATTAGATGGAGGGTTATAGCCTTGTAAGTATTGGTGTCAATGGTTGTATCGGTCACTGTCAATACTGGTCCTGATACGATACAGATCAGGCTGTATTAATAtcaaacataaatttaaaaacaattaattGTTTGACTGATGCTCCCAATCCGTATCATTATTATTGATATTATTAATAAGTATTAGCTGATGCAATGATACAACTGATACAATACCGAGACCTTGATCCATGATCAAATGATTCTATGACttaaaatttcaaaactttgaTGCCAAAACTCAACAGAAGCAcataagaataagaagaaatggTGGTAAATTAGACCTAGAAACAAAGAGATCACTATTAGGTTGTGtggtcaatgagagcacacataggagcatcaacatggatataattatttattttgttaacGGCGGAATGGTTACTTCGCATGCTTTTGTGTTTGGATGTGGCCTTTGTGCAACATAACAataatctttttctctttttcgaGGGAGGGATTTTCAGAGCAAATGACATAGAGAAAAGTATACAAATGAGATGCAATAAAACGGTATCATATATAAAAAGATAGCaagatcatttcatatgagaagGAAATCGATAAATAAAAAGGTGTTACTGTACATCGCCGGCCCAAACAGTTCTGAGAACCTTTTTTGTTCACTATTGTTTAATCTCGTTATTGGGTTAAATCTTGACCGTTCAAGTGTGAAAGCAATTGCCAATTATTAAGATACGCCTAATGCATGAGACGCATCTTATATGTTTTACTTCTTAggcaggtccatttccccaTGTTCCTCTAATAAAGGAGGCAAAAATGATCGTCCTACCCCtatccgaacacactgccttGATGGGATCCACCCCTTTATTAAAGCAGCTTGGGAAAATGGAACGGACAGGAAatgaagcagataaaaatacggGTGCGGCTTGCCACATACGCACCTGGTGACCTCGGCTTGAAACCCCTCTTCCCGCTTCGGCTTCATGGTCGAACGGATCAGTCAAAAGCCCGCGAAAACCTTCATACAGATAGGCAGAAGATGCAGTGTTCATTCACTCAGTAATGAGCTTcgatcttcatttttttggtgtttttctctTCTGTTAGTTTATTTAAGTCATGGAAGGTGTGAGGAACATATCGATTTCAGAGCTGCTCCAACGATCTCGTCCTCTAACAGGTGCTTCCTCTCTTTGCTCTCCTTCCATTTCGGTTTCTCGTTTTCCACCTGAAGCGAACTGTAGACAAAGATCATCTGACGGAACGGCCACGAAACCTGATTCTGTCAATATTTCTGTTTCCGAAGAAAACTCTAGCCGTagaattctctctcctctcaagtACCCTGCGCTTATTATTGGAACCCTAAGTCTCCCTTCCAGTGATACTGAGTCGACTTCTAATCAACTCTCTTGCGGGTTGAGAAACAGTTGCTTTGTGTTTTCTGATGGTGTTTCTAGGATTTGTTGCGCTGTTCTTGACCTGGATATTAAGATTATCGGCAAGCAAATCCATGTTCTTGCCTGGAATTTCATTCCTTTCAAAGGTGGTGGTGGATTCTTGGAGATTATCAGATGGAGCCTTTCGAATTTGTCCACGGAAATATGTCAATCGTCCCATGCGGATGCGTTTCTGTTGGCTTCAGCTTCACATGTTCAGAAAGAGCATTTCGAGCCTCGTTCTTCTGTTTGTGGCAGATTAGGATCGGTCAGCCCTGTTTTTGTAATTCCATGCACTGTTAAAGGTAATGTCGATTCCGGCAACTGCTctaaagattcaagaaacttgaGTGGATTCCTTGCGGAAATAATGGTCTGTGAGTGTTACGTATGTACTTCCAAAGCTTCAGTAGCCTCGATTAGGAATCTACTTCAGGGACACAGTTCTCATTCTTTCAATCGACCTGCATTTTTATATTTCTATGGATCTGCTTCGTTTTGGCATCCTGTTCTCTCTAACCTTCTCGGGATTGTAGTCTTGCTCTCTGCCGTGAAGAAGAAACAGATTTTCAGCGGAAAAGAAGAGCCATGTTTAATGTTCACAAGTACAGACAAAACTGTTTTGCATATACCCAGGTCACCTGTGGGAGAATTGCTATCTGGAAGGAATAGAATCAAAGGGAGAGGTGAGTCTGGTGTGTATACTGGAGTTGTCACAGGTGTTTACATGCAAGGAATGGTTGTTGAGCTGGACGAGAAAGTGTGGCTTTTACTAACCGATCATATTTCATACTTACCTCATTCTTTGAGGCTAGGCGCTATTGTAAGTTAGTCTCTTTTGCACCATCACAAATTTGTCATTTTTGATCATATACGGTGTATAACGTTCTTGCCTTTTCACTTTTGCTTTCTCAAATTTGACTTTGTTTTAGATATCTTTGAGGAATGTTCATTTTGTACATCCCAATTTTTCTTGGTCAAGAATGCTCTTGCTCGGGGCTTGCTGTAAGACTACCATCAATGTGGAATCCTTTTCATCCGTGGAGTCTCAGTAAGAACTGCTGATTTaacttctattcttttctttcatgCATTCATAGCCAGTGGAGGAGAGATCATATTGGAAGGCAAAAAACAATTTCTTGTTTCAGGTGTCATATTCGTCTCCAGTCACAAAGCCTGTTGCACAAATTCATTGGGACGTTGGCATTTTCTGCCAGATTATGGTGCGTCCGTTGATGAAACTTTTGAAGATTTTAGGAGATGCTGCCATTTTATGCTACTAATTGCCTCATCTTACCATTTGGATTGTAGGGTCTTACTTACAGTCTCATGTTTCAGAAAAAAATTTGCTGGCACCCTGTCAGAGAAGAAGATTCTTGGATCCAAATATGTAATATGCCTGCTTGGTACTCTATTGATTTGATTCCATTGACCATCATTTCTTGTTTCTTACTAGagttcctttatttttttaaccccCATTTAGTGTTGTTTTATTTCTGTAATATCTGTGTTCTAATCTGTGGACACTTGAATGGTGTACCAGCAAGAAGGATTGGTTCAGATGTATGCTAGATCAGGCCTACCTTCATCTTTTTTTCGACCTCGGGTAAATTGGTAAAATCAAAGTTGCCTAAAATTACATTTAATTATGGATATATTGTTCCAATTTTTTTGTATTCTATTTCAtatccccagaccctgcagtggtgggagctttgtgcactgggtacgcctttttttttttcttttttaaatttcataTCTTAGTCTCTGTTTCTCATGCAGCATGGACTATTCATTGAATTCAGTAAGCACAATCAGAGTAGTTGTGGTAGTGAGCCAAATGATGGGTACTTGAAATTGGTAAGatagtattttctttttttcgcCTTAAAATTTCTATATTCCTTCTTGTGAGTAGAGAGCTTCCAGAGAGCTTGAGATTTAATCTAGAATCTTAGTGGTATTTGCGAAAATAAGGACCTTTCTCAATAATGCGTGATAAAATtgtattttggaaaaatttaatgttttattACACTTTCAGGTAGTGCCTATCACTAATTTCATCAGCCATTGTGAGGCCATTTGGTTAAAGACATTAGTACAAATGAATAAGGACCCTGAAACTAtcaggaagagaaaaaaattccGTCTCCTGCCATGTGAAGGGAATTCCTATGGGAGGTTAGTCAGAAGAATTATATCAAGTGAAGATCTTGCCTTGGTTCTGATGGGTAATCTAGAGGTTAGTATCATATTGTATCAAGGATGTTATTTATAGAGAGTGTAGAATGAATATTTGATGGATCTCGTTTGAAGCAAAGGAAGACGATAATCAAGATCCTGGAATTTCGATTCTTTTTTTGGGAGAAGTCaggtttagtttttttttcctcattgaATATCTGTGTAAATGttctgaaaataaaaagaaagaaacctaGCCAGCCTTTCTATCTCTTAAACTTCCTTAGATCTCATGCTTATTTTACTGTTCCCTTCAGATTTCTCCATCTTCTGGGAGGTTGCAGTTAATTGATGCAACTGGCAGCATTGAGGTTGTGGTACCAGATTTGCCATCTAATTGGGATGCCAGAAGTATATATGAGGTGATACTTGATGATGAGTTGATACCTATCTCTGTCCTCTGTTCAGATTTATAGTCAGTTGCTTCAAACAAGTATGGATTCAAATGCTACTTATGaacttcctttctttcctcttaaCTCTGTTGTCTTTTCAGGTTAAACACTATACTGTTGTTATAGAAGGCATACCTGCACAATTGAGTTCTTTTAGCTTGCTTAGAAATGAGTCATTTCCATGCAGAAGTATCTTTGACCATGTTTCATCtatgaaagagagaaataatttAGCTATCTATGTCCACTTCCATATGAGCAATGCAATTTCCCTAAACGGTCGGTTTCCTTGTATGGATTGGAGTGGCAATCCCAATCTACTTGAAAATGGGACATTCCGCATGCTCTTGATAACACACAAGTTTCCTGCAATGCAAAATGTATGTAAAATTTGGTTCTTTGTATGTAATTACTGTCATTCACAattttattctccattttattaattttaatcTACTCCATTTCATGTGTTGTTACAGTTTCAAGGTAGATCAAATATTTCAAAGAGCTCAACCTTGTTAGCTGAGGCTATAATCTTGCCTTGGGACTTGTCTCTTCCGTTGGAAAATGGAAATACTTGTCCAACTGAAGTTTCCAATTTCAAGCTAAGAAAATGCTCCCAAGATCATGTCAAAAGAAATTGCCAAGATTCCTCTAACAAGAGACCTAAAATTGTTCACTTGTTAGGTAGGGCATTGACTGCAGGATCAATAGATGGCTTGGAAAAGGATGAAAATGAAGCACATGGCAGTCTGAGTGATTGTAGTCCTTGTGCGGACTTTAGCAGTAACCAGAAACCATGCAACCTTAAGTATCCTCTTACAATGCTATGTTATGTCACTTTTGGAAGTTGCAATGATCAAAATCCACTTAGGTCAGCAATCTTGTATTGCACAAACCCCAATGCAGGGGATGATGAATTAGTAAAACGGAGCTTGCAAAAGGTTGTGCTGGAGTTCAAGCCTGAAAGCCTTTTCAAGTATCAGGTTTGTcagatttttcttgtttcttttgttaTCTGTCAACACAGTGAAAGTGTTAAGAGTGGGATCATAACTCGGAAAAAGATATTGTAGCAAGTCTTTCGTATTCTTCTTTGTAGCATAAAATTCATTCATCTCCATTTATGTTCCAGTTATTAAGAATTGGTGGATATTATATCTTGAAGTACCCTGAGAAAGAGCTCCAGTGTAATCTAAGGGATTGTGGATATCGTAGCTGTGGTAAAGTTATTATCACTTCTGAAACGCAACTGTGGAGTATTTATTTTGCCTGTGATGAGGATCCTTTTCATACTAAACCAGAGTCGAGTTTGCCTTCAGATGTTTCTTCACGCACTATTGATGCAAATCTGTCTGAAGGTTCTCTTCAAAATGAACTAATCTTCCAGAGATCTGCAAGACAAAATCCCCTCTCGTGTTCAGATGTCCATCTCCATCTCTCTGCTGATGCAATGAAGCACTTGAAGATATGCACTGCAGCAGTGGAAGGGTTGATTAGTCCCATCATGGCTCCGGCAAAGGCTGTTAATGTCTCTGCATTCATTATGACCAACATGACTGTTCCAGTGCCATCTTCTGGAACCCCTGATCCTTCTTCGAGATTACCAGAGGGAGATTTAATATCACTACATGGAAATGTACTTGCTGTTCATAGTTTGAACTGCAGTTCTCTTTGTGCTCAGAAGCCCTTAGGTTGTGAAACAATGGGTGATGCTCATCAGTTGTGGTTCTTCCAAGGAACATCAGACAGCGTTTGTATTCACATTTTAGAAGGCCGTGACATTGTAACTGGGCATTTACCatcttatctttttctttctataataGGATTTGATATTTAATTCAGTGGCTTACTACTTATTTCTTTCAATCAGGTGAAGATTCGGGGTACCCTATGGAAACACGCTTTTCCTATTGGATTGGGACCAGGAGTAACTGCAACCTTTCACCGTGTTCTTGTACTAGGGTATGtcttttctcaaatttcttctaTGCTTTGAGCTTTGTAAGTTAGCTGCACAAATGCTTTAGCTGTTTTGCTAATTATCACATGTCCGTGATATCTAGGCACTAATATGGTTTTGATCCGACTTCTAGAAAGGAGTTCTGATAAATGTCCATAACTTGACTTAGTCCTGATCCCAAGGTTCCAGGTTTTGGTTTCGACCAagctcaaaaccaaaatatttcgcgAAACCGCAAAACCTGGAAGGTTTCGATGGATGGTTTCGAGtcccaaatgaccaaattaaGTCCCAAAACTActaggaaaccctattttaggccctctaaacatagtggaacccgtAGATTGTGGAAACACACACccaaatggtagtttgacttcagACCTAGGTTGGTAGTATACGTTTTACATTATATACATTTTCTAATATAGCCTATTCCACACAATTCTGAATCTTGCACAAGGCTTCCACAAATGCAGCAAATTTTCTCTTTCGATACGTTCCACTACTGCCCGACAACTTGTTCCACGTTTGTATGGGAGTTGtttggccaaaaatcacaaaaaaaacaagtttCCACAAATCGTAGAGTCAACCAGTGAAACCAATGATTTCAACCCATTTTATTTGAAACTACACATTTTATATTAAAGGTTTGTATCATTTTAGTCGAAACAATACCGAAACCACACGTATCATCGAAAATTTGCCGAAGCAGCGATATTTCAACTGAAACCTTACACTTTTTACATTTCGCATCGAGTTTCGTTTCAACATCTTCTGAACCAAAATATTTCGCTAACCCTGAGCATTGCTTTGTCCACACTGTTATTATCTTTCTAGGAATTGTTAGTTTTTCATGGTGTTGGGGTTTCATTTGTTATTATGGCTGAAGTTTCTGAACTCTGAACATCgaactatttcttttctttctttgctgGAGATGGCCACTATGCCCCATGCACCAACAATTGAGGTCTCCAAACATTTCAGTAGTTCTATGTTTTTCTGTATTTTGGAAAGCCATAATATCACATAATGTCATGTTCCTGTTACTTGAGTAGGAGATTTCTTTGGTGTGAGGTGGTGCTTTATGACCATAGAAAGAGGATTTTTTGTTCTGCGAAAAGGATTGCTGACAGAGTTCAAATAGTAAGGTAAGAAAACCATGCATGACTCATGGTTGAAGAATATACGAGGCCAATggaaattattataaaaatagaagaattcaataaacaaacaaatttgGGGTAGCAATTGATTGCATGGGAGGTTAATGCTTCTCAAGTGATGGCTTCATTGTGTTTGAATTGGTGGATAGCTCGTCACATGGTTAGGATTCATCTGATGGCGTAATAGAATATTATTTTCAAAGTCTGAAACATTTTTCATCATTTCCCAACAGAGAATTGGTAGGGTTGAACTGCCCTGGCTTCCTTGCATCCAATCGGCATGTCCCCTGGACCTTATTTCAACTGATCCCACCAATTTCTAGTTTGCCATAGGTGTTCATCCTAATTGATTGTAATCAATGTTGGTGGTCATCCTTCTCTGAAGTCTGAGCTATACTGATTGGAGTTCAGTTCTGCATGTCTTAGCAGTCACTGGTGAGCAACATGATCTCAGTAAAGAATCCTACCTGACCAAGAGATTGTGATTGAATCAATCTAGTTCAGTTGGAAGGTCAATCCAACTTTGTTCATTGCCTTTAGTCTTTGTTGTCAAATGATTATTTTGCTAAGCCCACATCAAGTAATGTGTTGAACTGACCCAAAGAGGATTTATTTTCCCAAGTCAACTGGGGTGCCAGCTTTTGAAAGATTTCCCTCCTCATGGCCCATGTACTGCACTAACAATGTGATGTTGGGCCTCACATTCCAGATCCTCCTTAAATCTGTCAATGGCACAACTAGGGACAAGATTTACCCATGTTGAAATATATATTATGCACTCATGCTGTTGCTTAATATGTGAATGTTCCCATAGCCATTGCTTCTATAAATGTGTTATTTTAGTTTTTGGTTGCAATGAAGTTACTGTATTATTTCAGTAAAGCGGACTTGCCGCATTAGTCTCTAACCCTATGGTCCATATCTCTAATTTTTATGCTTCTAGCAGGCCGAATGAGTTGCTGTTGACACCTGTTTCATTCATTGTGATTGACTCTGTAAAAGAAGTTCTTTCTCAGGATAGTGACATGAGTTCCCATCCAATATCTACTCCAGATATTTTATGTGATGCCCTACAGGACACTGTTCCGTCAGGCTTTATCCCTGAACTGATTCATTGCTTAGAGAGTGGGCCAGTACAGTTACGTTGCAGGGTATGTCACCTTGACTGTGGGTCATTTTTCTAAACTAATTGTgctgtttcatttttttattttataattggAAAAAGGTGCTGACCTGTTCATGCTGAATCTCTTATACATATATCACTGGTTATAGTGTGTTTGTTCTGAATTTGATAGGTTGTGGCTATACGTGTCCTAGTGTTAGAAATGCCCAAAAGTAAATTTGAGAAGCTACAAACGAGGGAGCAGTCCAAGGATCCTGCTGTAAACATCCCACTTGCtggttttgttttgggtaaaGTCTGGAATTAATCAAGGGTTCAATTTGCAATGAacgctatatatatatatgggaaagagaacactacctgAGCGTGTATGGTGTGCtgcccctgcacccagacacaggggtgGGCAAAATGGCCACTGCGCCCCTGGGAACttccgcctttccatgggggagcgacggtcattttgcccgcccctgtgtctgggcgcaggggcaGTGCACCGCGTGCACCCAGGTAGCttctttcatatatatatatatatatcactcaGATTTGCCTGCGTGTTTACTGAATCTTTGGAAGTACTAACCATTTCATTTTGCCCATATGTGCGTAGATGATGGATCATCCACTTGTTGTCTCTGGGCCAATGCAGAGAGAGCAGCAAAATTGCTAAGGCTACAGGAAGAAACCTCAATCAGTTATTTCAGTAGCAGTTACTCGACATTGAGAACAGGAAGCAACAAGGCACCAAGCACCACCATTTATGATCTGCGGAAGATTTTAAAGAAGCACAATAGAGTTACTGTGAAGAATCAAGGGTCTATGCATGATCCATCATGTCAAGAGCTTTTGTTTTCTGTCACTTCAGATAAAGTCCTCAGCAGCTCAGATGAGAGTGTCATCAAGTTCATAATCCTCAATGCTTGCCATGGTGCAGTTTTGGTGAGTTCCCTACTTCCTACCCAAGAGACACAGAGAAATGTTCATGAGATTTTCACTCTCTAAGCACAACTCAGTTGAGTCAATGTTGCTGTTGGTTAATCATTATAATTTGATGATCCAAATATGTACTTAGGAAAGTGAATTTTTGGACTTGTTATTTGGAATATAGTCAAATATGTTGACTAAGCTGTTCTCAGTCAAGCAAAGAGTTTTTGCTTGTCAAACTCTGCCAATGATCTCTTTTGCTTCAGCAGTCAGGCACTGACTCTATGGAAGTTCTCAGGTTCAGACCTAAGGATTGTAGAAGAGCGTGCTATAGTCCATTTGCCATCAAATCTTGAGCATACTGTCTCACAGGCTGGCCTAGCAGGTCTGTTTGGGATGCCATGCCACATGGTGAATCGAAATGCCTTGTTGATAGTTTTAGTTTGATCATTGAATTGCAGTTCCATGTAGATTCTTCTGACTGGCTAGTAGCATACATCTTTTGTATGGGTTTCTGTCTATGGACAcccagaaaaaaataagaataaaatatgACAAGGAATTGTACTGCACTGCAGGTTCACTGATTGGAAACAAATACTGTGTTCTGAAAATTTGATAGTTCACTAATTCATTTCTGTTTCTAGAATGTTCTCGGTAGTGTAATGGATTCAGATGCTTTTGGATGGCTGGAGATGGAACTTGCAGAAATGGAGATGCCAGTACATTCGATTCGAAATATTTGGGCAAGAGAAATTCGGTATGCAGATTATTTGACTGATGCAAAGACCGTACTTCAAGAACTTTTAGTCAGGTAGCAGTTGTCCCATTGTAAATTAATCACATTTGCCTGTTTACTTTTTGCAATGCTTCCTTACTAACATTATGCAGTGAGCATGGGAGGGTGAAGATAGTTATAACTTGTAGCACCATGAGGAAGAAACCTGGTGTCATATGTGAATCTTGTATATTCCtgtcttttgtttatttttctgcATGCCAATGTTTGTGGTATGTTAATGAGCCCACTGGGTTTAAGTCATAGTAACTCTTGCTGGATTCAGTGTCaagttataaattttttttcttctggaattctcttctttccttgCTGTTTCCTTTTCTCCATAGCCATTGGCATGCTCACAAGGATCATGCCTTGGCCTGAGTCTTGAAAAGGGGGGTAACAAAAGAGCATGGGCCTCATTAGGACCGTCAGTGGCTCAAATTAGAATGAGACCTCAGATTATCTGTACTTGGTTCCTATTAAATATCTGAAATTTTCCTATTCACATTTgaacctgtttttttttcctactaTAAACATTTATTTGGACCTTCGTTGTGTAAATAAAGCAGTACATAGACCCCCGTGATAAGAATCCACCTAGGTACTAAGCTTCACCATCACGTGTTTCCAGCTCAGCTCACAATgttattgttatttttgtttgtaGGTGTTAGTTATTCTGTTTTAGATTCCATTCCAACGCTATATATTAACATATCtttcattaataaaaattaagattCATCACTccttacatggtatcagagaaacCCTCAATTGCTCCACCGAGCTTCGACCTTCGTCATCCATGGCAGCTTCTTCACCAATGGCGACAGGCACCATCTCTGATGTTCCTTCATCCGTCTCCATTGAACAAAGCTAAAGAACGGGTGACCAAGGCAATGACCACTCATCGATGGGAACATGTACAGTAGAGTAAAAGAAGCAAGACTGATCGCTAGCCAAATGAAGTTTGTATAGACCGTTGTTACTCAGGCCACAATAGAGGGCTAATGCTTCTACTGCCGTTGATATCCTCTGGTTGCATTTGTTGTTGCAAGAACCTGGAGTATTTCTTGACCATCAGTCGGTGTTTTGGTGTGATAATGTGGGTGCTATGCATCTTTCAGTGAACCCGGTCTTTCATGCGCGAATGGAATAAAGagaaattgattttcattttgttcgcGAAATGGTTGTTTCACGGCAATTAGTTATTCGTTTTGTTTCCACGGTGGATCAACTCACTGATGTTCTCACAAAGGGCCTCTCATCAACGGTATACCTTCCTTAAAGGCCCGCTCACTATTGGCTCACCCTCGCTGAGCTTGAGGGGGGCTGATAAGGATCCATCTTCAGTGCTAAATTTCACCATCATATGTTTCCAGTTCAGCTCACCGTTTGCTCACTCTTGCTGAGCTTGAGGGGGTGCTGATAAGGACCCACCTCAGCACTATGCTTCACCATCATGGTTGCTTCCCAGCAATTAGTTGTTCGTTTTGTTTCCACCGTGAATCAATGTACTGATGTTCTCACAAAGGGCTTCTTGTCAGCGATTTACCTTCCTTAAAGGCAAGCTCACTGTTGGCTCACCCTCGTTGAGTTTGAGGGGCACTGGTAAGGGTCCACCTCAGCACTAAGCTTCACCATCATGTGTTTCCAGTTCAGCTCACtatattattgttatttctGTTTGTAGGTGTTAATTATTCTGTTTGAGATTTCATTCCAACGTGTATATATAAACAAATCTTTCATTAATTAGGATTGAGATTTGTGATTCCTTGCACCCAAAAGccttcaaaaaaatttaaccgAAGGCAATAGATTTCTTATAGTTGATCTCCAACCTGAGATCATCAAGAGTAAATGTTTAAATCGCTTAGGCTGGCTGCTGTTGGACTGCAAAGATAGACATGGCAAGGTAAACTGGTGCTGGGGGTCCGCCTTTGAACTTGTCTGCAATCTTCATCAGGTCACTAGCACAGAGGGTGCTCCACATGTATCAGTGCTGTATTAGTACCGATCATTGTAGAGATCAATATGTATTGATCGGTACAATACCGATGCCTAAATCCATGCTCTACTGTAGTACTCAACCACCACAAGTACTACTTGGATGGCCAGTGCCATAGAGATACGGATCTTTGATGGGTATATATTACTAGTTCCCACTAAATGTCACCTAAATCCCCACTTACTTATAAAGAACAAAGAGAGGTTTGTGACCTTTAGGATTTTAATATGATTATTAATTGACATGGTGATTTAATCCCAAATTGGTACACCTTTTAGACTTAGTTCAAAGATATCCAATATTCAAATTGAAGACCAGTTTTTCCACTCAATTGAAGGTTAAGTCAAACCATGAAT
This window harbors:
- the LOC122662692 gene encoding CST complex subunit CTC1-like isoform X2, coding for MEGVRNISISELLQRSRPLTGASSLCSPSISVSRFPPEANCRQRSSDGTATKPDSVNISVSEENSSRRILSPLKYPALIIGTLSLPSSDTESTSNQLSCGLRNSCFVFSDGVSRICCAVLDLDIKIIGKQIHVLAWNFIPFKGGGGFLEIIRWSLSNLSTEICQSSHADAFLLASASHVQKEHFEPRSSVCGRLGSVSPVFVIPCTVKGNVDSGNCSKDSRNLSGFLAEIMVCECYVCTSKASVASIRNLLQGHSSHSFNRPAFLYFYGSASFWHPVLSNLLGIVVLLSAVKKKQIFSGKEEPCLMFTSTDKTVLHIPRSPVGELLSGRNRIKGRGESGVYTGVVTGVYMQGMVVELDEKVWLLLTDHISYLPHSLRLGAIISLRNVHFVHPNFSWSRMLLLGACCKTTINVESFSSVESQCHIRLQSQSLLHKFIGTLAFSARLWVLLTVSCFRKKFAGTLSEKKILGSKYQEGLVQMYARSGLPSSFFRPRHGLFIEFSKHNQSSCGSEPNDGYLKLVVPITNFISHCEAIWLKTLVQMNKDPETIRKRKKFRLLPCEGNSYGRLVRRIISSEDLALVLMGNLEISPSSGRLQLIDATGSIEVVVPDLPSNWDARSIYEVKHYTVVIEGIPAQLSSFSLLRNESFPCRSIFDHVSSMKERNNLAIYVHFHMSNAISLNGRFPCMDWSGNPNLLENGTFRMLLITHKFPAMQNFQGRSNISKSSTLLAEAIILPWDLSLPLENGNTCPTEVSNFKLRKCSQDHVKRNCQDSSNKRPKIVHLLGRALTAGSIDGLEKDENEAHGSLSDCSPCADFSSNQKPCNLKYPLTMLCYVTFGSCNDQNPLRSAILYCTNPNAGDDELVKRSLQKVVLEFKPESLFKYQLLRIGGYYILKYPEKELQCNLRDCGYRSCGKVIITSETQLWSIYFACDEDPFHTKPESSLPSDVSSRTIDANLSEGSLQNELIFQRSARQNPLSCSDVHLHLSADAMKHLKICTAAVEGLISPIMAPAKAVNVSAFIMTNMTVPVPSSGTPDPSSRLPEGDLISLHGNVLAVHSLNCSSLCAQKPLGCETMGDAHQLWFFQGTSDSVCIHILEGRDIVKIRGTLWKHAFPIGLGPGVTATFHRVLVLGPNELLLTPVSFIVIDSVKEVLSQDSDMSSHPISTPDILCDALQDTVPSGFIPELIHCLESGPVQLRCRVVAIRVLVLEMPKSKFEKLQTREQSKDPAVNIPLAGFVLDDGSSTCCLWANAERAAKLLRLQEETSISYFSSSYSTLRTGSNKAPSTTIYDLRKILKKHNRVTVKNQGSMHDPSCQELLFSVTSDKVLSSSDESVIKFIILNACHGAVLNVLGSVMDSDAFGWLEMELAEMEMPVHSIRNIWAREIRYADYLTDAKTVLQELLVR